From Litoribacterium kuwaitense, a single genomic window includes:
- a CDS encoding cell wall hydrolase, with protein sequence MYDQKSDQVASLSDVKGGIHIKRITSILLCTICLVILHPFHTKAEKMFTETTIVDVQKRLKSLGYAVGSKSGQWSSQTENALKQFQDSRGLHSNGELTNDTLQKLYSQTITKKEIRSMAKAVHGEARGESMRGQVAVAAVILNRLESQEFPNTVSGVIYQENAFTAIQDGQYALEPNDQAYEAVYYALQGWDPTGQALYYYNPNTATSQWIFTRATITQIGGHVFAQ encoded by the coding sequence ATGTATGATCAAAAAAGTGACCAAGTCGCATCGCTGAGTGATGTGAAAGGAGGAATTCATATAAAAAGGATTACTTCTATCCTACTATGTACCATTTGTCTTGTCATCTTGCATCCATTTCATACAAAAGCAGAGAAAATGTTTACCGAAACAACCATTGTTGATGTGCAAAAACGTTTAAAGTCATTAGGCTATGCTGTAGGTTCAAAAAGCGGCCAATGGTCTTCACAAACTGAAAATGCACTGAAACAATTTCAAGATAGTCGCGGCTTGCATTCAAATGGTGAGCTGACGAACGATACATTGCAAAAGCTATACTCACAAACAATTACTAAAAAAGAAATCCGTTCAATGGCAAAAGCAGTTCATGGGGAAGCACGTGGAGAATCAATGCGGGGTCAGGTCGCCGTGGCTGCTGTTATTTTAAATCGTCTTGAATCGCAAGAGTTTCCGAATACAGTCTCTGGAGTCATTTATCAAGAGAATGCATTTACTGCCATTCAGGATGGGCAATATGCCTTAGAACCAAATGACCAGGCTTATGAGGCGGTGTATTATGCGTTGCAAGGCTGGGATCCTACAGGCCAGGCACTGTATTATTATAATCCGAACACAGCAACGTCGCAGTGGATTTTTACGCGTGCAACCATTACACAAATTGGCGGACACGTTTTTGCGCAATAA
- a CDS encoding YozE family protein, with protein MILKKSFYQYVMKYRQPKAVDDYSAFAEDLFKDHLFPKHSGSYEEISRYLEENALSLNAVQVFDDLWRLYEEEEV; from the coding sequence TTGATTCTGAAAAAAAGCTTTTATCAATACGTTATGAAATACAGGCAGCCTAAAGCCGTTGATGATTATTCAGCCTTCGCTGAAGACCTATTTAAAGACCATCTATTTCCAAAACACTCTGGAAGTTATGAAGAAATCAGCCGATATTTAGAAGAGAATGCTCTGTCATTAAATGCTGTTCAAGTTTTTGATGACTTGTGGCGTTTATATGAAGAGGAAGAAGTGTAA
- a CDS encoding Glu/Leu/Phe/Val family dehydrogenase, whose product MSMMDTKQLIEQTFQELAKDPTLLADISEAEREKFLDSAEEILTTTDKVIKSYIRVTRDNGSVIRIPAYRVQHSNVSGFYKGGIRFSENVNEDEVENLAFLMTLKNALHELPYGGAKGGVGIQPRDFSDRELYSISKKYVQRFSPDLGPTHDIPAPDVGTSARVMDWMVGEYKTIHPGDQYLNAFTGKSVENGGALGRREATGRGTFLSYFWLLNSWLDQKMSQSQEDLPKIMQHKQWNTLDELRQKHSASDPIDVAIQGFGNVGSVVAKEAFDASKINHRVIGVSDRYTTLYHPNGLNIPKLIQYTDKHIDLPKTEQDLLEAGIEATIYPPEDVLTLDAEVLFLAAIENQVHEGNMEDIKASILVEGANAPVNAQADKYLQDKGALVIPDILVNAGGVIVSYLEWKQAKITRIYSEKEVHEEMAKQLIQTYQKVYDAYFYGESQSMRKVCYTLALKRLITLLHRLGKLY is encoded by the coding sequence ATGAGCATGATGGACACAAAGCAGTTAATCGAACAAACATTCCAAGAACTCGCAAAGGACCCAACGCTTTTAGCTGATATAAGCGAGGCAGAACGCGAAAAGTTCTTAGACTCTGCTGAAGAAATTTTAACGACGACAGACAAAGTAATCAAAAGCTACATACGAGTCACACGTGATAATGGGTCCGTCATCCGTATTCCTGCCTATCGTGTACAACACAGTAATGTCAGCGGTTTCTATAAAGGCGGAATTCGCTTTAGTGAAAATGTCAACGAAGATGAAGTGGAAAATCTCGCTTTTTTAATGACGCTAAAAAATGCCCTTCACGAGCTTCCATACGGAGGTGCCAAAGGTGGCGTTGGCATCCAGCCACGCGACTTTTCCGATCGAGAGCTGTACAGCATTAGTAAAAAATATGTACAACGGTTCTCGCCAGATCTTGGACCAACGCATGACATACCGGCTCCAGATGTAGGAACAAGCGCACGTGTTATGGACTGGATGGTCGGTGAATATAAAACAATTCATCCTGGTGATCAATACTTAAACGCATTTACAGGGAAAAGCGTCGAAAACGGGGGCGCTCTTGGTCGTCGTGAAGCCACAGGACGAGGCACTTTCCTTAGCTATTTTTGGCTTTTAAATAGCTGGCTTGACCAAAAAATGAGCCAGTCTCAAGAAGACCTCCCTAAGATTATGCAACACAAACAGTGGAATACGCTGGATGAACTGAGACAAAAGCACTCCGCTTCAGATCCGATTGATGTCGCAATCCAAGGGTTTGGTAATGTCGGCAGTGTGGTCGCGAAAGAAGCATTTGACGCAAGCAAAATTAACCACCGTGTTATCGGTGTTTCCGACCGCTACACGACCCTTTATCACCCGAATGGCTTAAACATTCCAAAACTGATCCAATATACGGATAAACATATCGATCTGCCAAAAACGGAACAAGATTTATTAGAAGCTGGCATTGAAGCGACGATTTATCCACCGGAAGACGTGTTAACACTTGATGCCGAAGTGCTGTTTCTTGCTGCCATTGAAAACCAAGTGCATGAAGGAAACATGGAAGATATTAAAGCAAGTATTCTCGTTGAAGGGGCAAATGCGCCAGTGAACGCACAAGCTGACAAATATTTGCAGGATAAAGGTGCACTCGTGATCCCTGATATTCTTGTCAATGCCGGCGGCGTCATTGTCTCCTATCTAGAATGGAAACAAGCAAAAATTACTCGCATTTACAGCGAAAAAGAAGTCCATGAAGAAATGGCAAAACAGTTGATCCAAACATACCAAAAGGTTTATGATGCTTACTTTTACGGTGAATCACAATCTATGCGTAAAGTGTGTTACACATTGGCATTAAAACGTCTGATTACCCTGCTCCATCGCCTCGGAAAGCTTTATTAA
- a CDS encoding P1 family peptidase, whose protein sequence is MKTIPITSIEGVRIGQVSDHDNLTGCTVLFCPSGAVGGVSVRGGAPGTRETDALHPSRLVSEVHAIFLTGGSAYGLRVADGIMDYLEEQEIGFETEAARVPIVSGAVIYDLNEGAPHVRPDAAMGRLACERVSNAFDVGRYGAGTGATIGKVRGKEGQMNGGIGAAACQIGDVKMGAVVAVNCFGDVFHPLTGKRLAGVTGEQSVEDILLSGNIPDQKRENTTIGVIVTNASLSKEESTKLADIGHNGFARTIRPVHTMVDGDTLFSMATGAVKDYSFLQLSVLAVKVVEEAVISAVIAANDLDLSE, encoded by the coding sequence ATGAAGACGATTCCCATTACGAGTATTGAAGGCGTGCGGATTGGCCAAGTGTCAGATCACGACAATTTGACAGGCTGTACGGTTTTATTTTGCCCCTCTGGTGCTGTTGGCGGTGTGTCTGTTCGTGGAGGCGCTCCTGGAACACGTGAAACAGATGCCCTTCACCCTTCGCGTCTCGTTTCTGAAGTGCATGCGATCTTTTTAACCGGCGGATCAGCCTACGGTTTACGCGTCGCTGACGGTATTATGGATTATTTAGAAGAGCAAGAGATTGGCTTTGAAACAGAAGCCGCACGTGTGCCCATCGTCAGTGGAGCCGTCATCTATGATTTAAATGAAGGAGCGCCACATGTCCGTCCCGACGCTGCGATGGGAAGATTAGCATGCGAACGGGTGTCGAACGCATTTGACGTTGGCCGCTATGGTGCAGGTACTGGTGCGACTATTGGAAAAGTGAGAGGGAAAGAAGGACAAATGAACGGTGGCATTGGCGCCGCCGCCTGCCAAATAGGCGATGTGAAAATGGGAGCCGTCGTCGCGGTCAATTGCTTTGGGGATGTGTTCCATCCACTCACAGGGAAACGTTTAGCAGGTGTGACTGGTGAGCAATCCGTCGAAGATATCTTGCTTTCCGGCAATATTCCTGATCAAAAGCGTGAGAATACAACGATTGGGGTCATTGTTACGAATGCTTCGTTAAGCAAAGAGGAAAGCACAAAATTAGCGGATATTGGTCACAATGGATTCGCCCGCACCATCCGTCCTGTACACACAATGGTGGATGGAGATACGCTATTTTCCATGGCGACGGGAGCCGTTAAAGACTACTCGTTCCTTCAGCTCAGCGTACTAGCTGTCAAAGTCGTCGAAGAAGCTGTTATTTCTGCCGTCATTGCTGCAAATGACCTCGATCTCTCTGAGTAA
- the trhO gene encoding oxygen-dependent tRNA uridine(34) hydroxylase TrhO: protein MTQKAYRVLLYYQYVTIDDPETFAAEHLAYCKNLGIKGRILVAHEGINGTVSGTVEQTEAYMEHVRSDERFKDMAFKIDEADKHAFKKMHVRPRPEIVNSSLNEHINPNRQTGRYLEPEEFRKALEDDDVVIIDARNDYEYDIGHFRNAIRPDIKTFRELPQWIKENLADQKDKKILTYCTGGIRCEKFTGFLIDEGFKDVNQLHGGIVTYGKDEKVQGELYDGKCFVFDERMSVPVNQKEDVVVGKCYHCGKAEDRYVNCANPECNRLYVCCEECEPKYRRSCSDDCRTHGRNRYVDPEEPQSQQVG from the coding sequence ATGACACAAAAAGCGTATCGAGTGTTGCTGTACTACCAATATGTAACCATTGATGATCCAGAAACATTTGCTGCAGAGCATTTAGCTTACTGCAAAAATTTAGGAATTAAAGGACGTATTCTTGTAGCTCATGAAGGAATAAATGGCACAGTATCGGGGACAGTTGAACAAACTGAAGCTTACATGGAACATGTCCGGAGCGATGAACGCTTCAAAGATATGGCATTTAAAATAGATGAAGCCGATAAACATGCCTTTAAAAAGATGCACGTACGTCCGCGACCAGAAATTGTTAATTCCTCGCTCAATGAACATATTAACCCTAATCGACAAACGGGGCGCTACCTAGAACCTGAAGAATTTAGGAAAGCGCTAGAGGATGATGATGTTGTCATCATCGATGCTCGTAACGATTATGAATATGACATTGGACATTTCCGTAATGCCATTCGACCAGACATCAAGACGTTTAGAGAGCTACCTCAATGGATTAAAGAGAATCTAGCAGATCAAAAAGACAAAAAGATTCTTACTTACTGCACGGGCGGGATTCGTTGTGAAAAATTTACCGGCTTCCTGATTGACGAGGGTTTTAAAGACGTCAACCAACTTCACGGTGGCATTGTCACTTACGGAAAAGATGAAAAAGTTCAAGGCGAGCTATATGACGGCAAATGTTTCGTCTTCGATGAGCGTATGTCTGTTCCAGTCAACCAAAAAGAAGACGTTGTCGTTGGGAAATGCTATCATTGTGGCAAAGCAGAAGATCGCTATGTAAACTGCGCAAATCCAGAGTGCAACAGGCTATATGTTTGTTGTGAGGAGTGCGAACCAAAATATCGCCGTTCATGCTCAGATGACTGCCGCACACACGGTAGAAACCGTTATGTTGATCCAGAAGAACCGCAAAGTCAGCAAGTCGGATAA
- a CDS encoding sugar phosphate isomerase/epimerase family protein yields the protein MKIGLSSYSIVRALNEGTFDIFGAMDWMKEKGAEHIEIVPFGFDINVEVAKQIKQKGQDIDLDISNYAIGANVLNEDGSVNRKEVDRLKEEVDIAHALGVKRMRHDVVGHRDNPLDFNAFEKDLPNLAEACREIAQYAREADIVTSIENHGFYVQGSDRVSRLIHEVNEPNFRLTLDVGNYLCVDEDPEAAVVKTLDLASIVHFKDFLIRKNWNPGNHWLTTPFDTYLRGSVIGEGDINLQRVARRVAESFDGYVSVEFEGPEDCLWASEISMNNVRRLFAEVPSTNEG from the coding sequence ATGAAAATTGGATTAAGCTCATACAGCATCGTGAGAGCATTAAATGAGGGGACTTTTGACATTTTCGGGGCGATGGACTGGATGAAGGAAAAAGGGGCAGAGCATATTGAAATTGTACCCTTTGGCTTCGACATTAACGTAGAAGTCGCTAAACAAATCAAACAAAAAGGGCAAGACATCGATCTTGATATTTCCAATTATGCTATTGGGGCTAACGTCTTAAATGAAGATGGAAGTGTCAATCGCAAGGAAGTGGATCGCTTAAAAGAAGAAGTCGATATTGCACACGCCCTCGGTGTAAAACGGATGCGCCATGACGTTGTCGGCCATCGTGACAACCCACTTGATTTTAATGCATTCGAGAAGGATCTGCCTAACCTTGCTGAAGCATGTAGAGAAATCGCTCAGTATGCGCGCGAAGCTGATATCGTCACAAGTATTGAAAATCACGGATTTTACGTCCAAGGTTCTGACCGAGTGTCGAGACTGATCCATGAAGTAAACGAACCAAATTTCCGCCTTACACTTGATGTAGGTAACTATTTATGTGTCGATGAAGATCCTGAAGCCGCCGTTGTGAAAACGCTTGATCTAGCATCTATTGTTCATTTTAAAGATTTTCTTATTCGTAAAAACTGGAATCCAGGCAATCACTGGTTAACAACACCTTTTGATACATATTTGCGAGGGTCGGTCATCGGGGAAGGGGACATCAATTTACAAAGGGTCGCTCGTCGTGTCGCTGAATCGTTTGACGGCTATGTGTCCGTCGAATTTGAAGGCCCAGAAGACTGCTTATGGGCTTCTGAGATTTCGATGAACAATGTACGACGTCTGTTTGCAGAAGTACCATCGACTAACGAAGGTTAA
- the dapA gene encoding 4-hydroxy-tetrahydrodipicolinate synthase: MYFGQLITAMVTPFTADDEVDIPGIHRLVNHLIENGSDAIVACGTTGESPVLSEDEKQVVLSETVLAAAGRIPVIAGTGSNNTAQSIQMTKKAAALGVQGIMLVAPYYNKPSQEGLYQHFRAIAEATSLPVMLYNVPGRTASNLSAETLIRLAQLPNIVALKEASDEFAKIAEMVEKTPHDFHIYTGEDHLTLPAVAVGCSGAVSVASHLFGPEMKQMLHAFFGGQPALAGQIHRDLVPRMNALFSSPNPVPLKAAMYRKGLPAGNVRLPLVPLNEVETDTLMHTLFGPREISVQRKSIP, translated from the coding sequence ATGTATTTTGGACAACTAATTACAGCGATGGTCACCCCTTTTACGGCTGATGATGAGGTCGATATTCCTGGTATTCATCGACTTGTAAATCATCTCATTGAAAATGGTTCCGATGCTATTGTTGCTTGCGGGACAACAGGTGAGAGCCCTGTCTTAAGTGAGGATGAAAAGCAAGTCGTTTTATCGGAAACGGTTCTGGCCGCTGCTGGACGAATTCCGGTCATCGCAGGTACTGGCTCAAATAATACTGCACAATCGATTCAGATGACAAAAAAAGCTGCAGCTCTCGGTGTTCAAGGGATTATGCTCGTCGCGCCTTACTATAATAAGCCAAGTCAAGAAGGATTGTATCAGCATTTTAGAGCAATAGCTGAGGCGACTTCTCTGCCGGTCATGTTATACAATGTCCCTGGACGAACTGCTTCCAATCTGTCAGCAGAAACGCTGATTCGCCTTGCGCAGCTACCAAACATTGTTGCTTTAAAGGAAGCAAGCGACGAATTTGCTAAAATCGCTGAAATGGTGGAAAAAACACCACACGATTTTCATATTTATACTGGTGAAGATCATTTGACCCTGCCAGCAGTCGCTGTCGGCTGTTCCGGCGCAGTATCGGTGGCAAGTCATTTGTTTGGACCGGAAATGAAGCAAATGCTGCATGCCTTCTTTGGCGGACAACCGGCCTTAGCGGGTCAAATCCACCGCGATCTCGTACCGCGGATGAATGCTCTCTTTTCCTCACCAAATCCGGTGCCGCTAAAAGCAGCGATGTACCGAAAAGGACTTCCGGCAGGAAATGTACGCCTTCCTTTAGTTCCTTTGAATGAGGTGGAAACAGACACACTAATGCATACGCTATTCGGGCCTCGTGAGATTTCCGTTCAACGAAAAAGCATCCCTTAA